ATCAGTGTGAACGTCTTCACAGTTCTGGTTATTTTTCTCGGTTCTTATTTCAGTTCTGGGTTTTAAGTTTTAAGCATCGTTATCCTAACAACCCCCagcccttacccccaccccaccccccacccccccgaacctcaaaaaaaaaaaaggagaggaaaagaagagagaaatgtaGACTTTATAGTTCTCGTTTATTTTTCTCGGTTCTTATAACAGTTCTCGGTTTAAGCATCGTTATCCCAACAACATCCCCtccaagaaacaaaaaccaaaaaaaaaaaaagaaaaagggggggcgggggggggggggggggggagagacatgtgGACATCTTCCTCCAGCCAGCAAGGCACAAGACCTCCATCAGATCCGATTCATCAGGCCAGGGGAGAGGCCGGACGCAGCAGCCCCGACCTGCTGCTGAGAACTGAGCGGACTGCCCAGGGAAGGGTCTGCCGCGGGGTCACTGGATGACTGCTGTCCCAGCAGGCTGCCGAAGGAGCTGAGGGTGGGCGTGCTGAAGAGCTGGTTGAAGCCTCGGGCAGGGGAGGAGCTGAGCAGGCTGTGGATGCTGGACAGGCCGCTGAAACCCTCCAGCAGAGACCCCAGGTCGTTGATCTGCCCGGGGTTCCTGGACCTCACTGCCAGCGTGTCCGACACGCACCGGCCGCGCAGAGGGTCGCAGCGCATGTGGACGCCGCACTCCCGCTGGCTGGAGCAGCTGCCCACCGAGTCCAGGCAGCGGAACGTCTGTTCTGAGAAGAAGTTGTTGCCGCCGTCAATCATCCGAAGTCTGCCCAATCGCATGGCAGCGAAGGGAGCGTGGGCGGGGTCTCCGTACTCGGACGGCCAATCACGCATGGGGTTAATACCCTTTTCCGCCTGCTTTTGTCGGAACCACTCGTAGATACAGTCGATGTAGGTGTGGTGGAACCAAAAGACAGGGTCGTAGGAGGCAGTCTCCACCTGTGAATCAGCAACAAAGGCTGGTCAAAGACCTGGAGTTATTATCTATCATCGTCCTATCTTGGTTATTTCGAACGAAAGTCATGCATGGATGAAACAGAAAACACCgtgaggtgagggaggtggtggtggtggtggtggtggggtggatggtgtggtTCCAGAAGGAATAAAAactggagggaagaagaaggggcagaCGAAAGTGACAAACAAAAGACAGTTATGAAAACGGAGACAAAGAAGCGAATGTACATAAGTCATACAGACGGAAACACATTTAGTAAACAGTGTGCGGTGCGATCGgataaacgtgcacacacacacacacacacacacacacacacacacacacactagaaaggAAGAATGTGTTCATCTAAGAATTCACAGGAGGAGAGATTGAcgaagtaggaggaggaaagacagagggacagagggaggaggaggagacagacagacagatcggcagtgagaaagagaagcagagagaccgacgggcacaacacacacacacacacacacacacacacacacacacacacacacacacacacacacacacatagaaatagacatggacagagagagaggggggagggagggatagatagatacatagaaagatagagagacaggcagacaggcagagagcgagagagcggcagacagacagacgaacagacggacaggcaggcaaacagacagatagacggacaaacagacggacagacagacagacagacagacaggcagacggacggacggagaggCCAGGCAGCGAAGGACCCACCCACCTGCCCCATGAGTCCCCCAACAAAGGTGTGGACGTAGTTGTGCTTCTCCTCCACGTTGCTCTCGATGTTGCCTCCCGGGAAAGAGATCTCCCCCAGCGTGTTCCGTGCCATCACCTGCTGGAtgtcctgcccacacacacactgacagctgctGGCACCTGCCTCCGGTACCCACCActgcacctcccacccctcttgccCACACACACTGGCAGGTGCTGGCACCTGCCTCCGGTACCCACCATCCTATCCCCATCCTTACCCCTCttgcccacacacactgacagctgctGGCACCTGCCTCCGGTACCCACCATCCTATCCCCATCCTTACCCCTCttgcccacacacactgacagctgctGGCACCTGCCTCTGGTACCCACCActgcacctcccacccctcttgcccacacacactcaccgctgCTGGCACCTGCCTCGGGTACCCACCAAtgcacctcccacccctcttgcccacacacactgacagatgctGGCACCTGCCTCTGGTACCCACCactgcacctcccaccccccttgcccacacacactgacagctgctGGCACCTGCCTCTGGTACCCACCActgcacctcccacccctcttgcccacacacactcaccgctgCTGGCACCTGCCTCGGGTACCCACCactgcacctcccaccccccttgcccacacacactgacagctgctGGCACCTGCCTCCGGTACCCACCAATtcgcctccaacccccacccgtCTGCCCAAGCCTCTGACTGTTGCTTCCCACCATCCCACCCATCTTGCCCACTGCCACTGACACTTGCCGACAGGTGCCTCTGGTACCCACCAAttcacctcacctcccccccaccaccccatcccctctgcCGACAGACACTGACAGCTGTTGGTACGTACctctagcaccccccccccccctgctcccaccATCACAACCCTCTGCCAACAACCACTGACAGTACCTCTGGTAcccaccatcccccgccccccacaccctacatCTCTGCCCACTACTACTAACAgttgctaaccccccccccccctccccgcttctgaccacagacactgacagctgCTGACAGGTGCCTCTAgtacccaccatcccccaccttcATTGCCCACAGCCATTGGTTGAGGTGCCTCTGgtacctacccaccccccacccctctgcccacAGCCATTGGCTGAGGTGCCTCTGgtacctacccacccccacccctctgcccacAGCCATTGGTTGAGGTGCCTCTGgtacctacccaccccccacccctctgcccacAGCCATTGGTTGAGGTGCCTCTGgtacctacccaccccccacccctctgcccacAGCCACTGACAGATTCCTCTggcacactttctctctgtgtcaaccccgccccccctctccaaccccccatTCCACATCCTCCAAATTTAGTACTCGTGGCCCTGGTACACATGGTAGTGAAGACATTATGTTCTTTTCCGTCACGAACACGCGGGCGCTCTCTTTCATCCAtgcgtggacagacagacaga
The sequence above is drawn from the Babylonia areolata isolate BAREFJ2019XMU chromosome 26, ASM4173473v1, whole genome shotgun sequence genome and encodes:
- the LOC143300702 gene encoding tyrosinase-like protein is translated as MSRWALSRVLAVVGVLAVLPVPPYVDPQVPGTIETPDILDSLRLTNILLRRPIGPMSVRRECRLLNATEFERITSVINRAKRDTRIRPNVYDAFAYLHAHPEVNTGAHQGPGFLPFHRVLLFLFEKLMRLYDPTVSLCYWDSTLEPQDMTSSASWTSSLFGNNQGSVLSGFPAGWVTPLGPLIRNGGQVGRPFTQQDIQQVMARNTLGEISFPGGNIESNVEEKHNYVHTFVGGLMGQVETASYDPVFWFHHTYIDCIYEWFRQKQAEKGINPMRDWPSEYGDPAHAPFAAMRLGRLRMIDGGNNFFSEQTFRCLDSVGSCSSQRECGVHMRCDPLRGRCVSDTLAVRSRNPGQINDLGSLLEGFSGLSSIHSLLSSSPARGFNQLFSTPTLSSFGSLLGQQSSSDPAADPSLGSPLSSQQQVGAAASGLSPGLMNRI